The Coleofasciculaceae cyanobacterium genome has a segment encoding these proteins:
- the pgl gene encoding 6-phosphogluconolactonase — MAITNRTVEVLADKSALVEKAQEIILSRLHAAIESRDRFTIALSGGSTPKPLYEALSGQSLPWSKIHIFWGDERYVPATHQDSNQLMARQAWLDKIEMPETNIHPMNTASGDPQQDAQQHELELREFFKTQSGFPTFDLILLGIGDDGHTASLFPHTEALSVRDRLITVGNKDGQPRLTFTAPVINQARCVLFLVAGASKRPALKQIFAAHGDEMQYPSRLIQPQGELLWLLDQAAGAEL; from the coding sequence ATGGCTATTACGAATAGAACTGTAGAAGTCTTAGCTGATAAATCTGCTCTAGTTGAGAAAGCGCAGGAGATTATTTTATCTCGTTTACACGCAGCTATTGAATCAAGAGATCGATTCACGATCGCCTTGTCTGGAGGCAGTACTCCTAAACCTCTATATGAAGCATTATCAGGTCAATCTTTGCCCTGGTCAAAAATACACATCTTTTGGGGCGACGAGCGTTATGTTCCTGCTACACATCAAGACAGTAACCAATTAATGGCGCGCCAAGCATGGCTAGACAAAATTGAGATGCCTGAGACTAATATTCACCCTATGAATACTGCTTCAGGCGATCCGCAGCAGGATGCTCAACAACACGAACTAGAATTACGAGAGTTTTTTAAAACTCAGTCAGGATTTCCCACTTTTGATTTAATTCTTTTGGGTATAGGAGATGATGGTCATACCGCTTCCTTGTTTCCTCATACAGAAGCTCTATCGGTGCGCGATCGCTTGATTACTGTAGGCAATAAAGATGGTCAACCTCGACTTACTTTTACTGCCCCTGTGATCAACCAGGCTCGCTGTGTTCTATTTTTAGTAGCCGGAGCTAGTAAACGTCCAGCCTTAAAACAAATCTTTGCTGCTCATGGTGACGAGATGCAATATCCCTCTCGTTTGATTCAACCACAGGGAGAATTATTATGGCTATTAGACCAAGCAGCAGGAGCAGAGCTATAA
- a CDS encoding DUF502 domain-containing protein — MLQRLKQDLKSDLIAGLLVVIPLATTIWLSIFIAKWAIDLFTRIPKQINPFDGLDPILTNILNFSVGLAVPLLSILIIGLMARNIVGRWLLNFGEQFLQAIPLAGSVYKTLKQILETLVGDSKTKFRRVVIVEYPRKGVWAIGFVTGKVSPQLQAHLTEEVINVFIPTTPNPTSGWYAIIPQQEVIDIDISIEDAFKVLISGGIVSPEIPAVKPHLSVAKNKQKIAVKNGFVSDESNLISLEEEG; from the coding sequence GTGCTACAACGTTTAAAACAAGATTTAAAAAGCGATTTGATCGCGGGTTTATTGGTGGTAATCCCCTTAGCCACAACTATTTGGCTATCGATTTTTATTGCCAAATGGGCTATTGATTTATTTACCCGTATACCTAAACAGATCAATCCCTTCGATGGATTAGATCCAATTTTAACCAATATTCTTAATTTCTCCGTCGGATTAGCCGTACCTCTTTTAAGTATCTTAATTATCGGCTTGATGGCGCGGAATATTGTTGGACGATGGCTACTAAACTTTGGGGAACAGTTTCTTCAAGCTATTCCTTTAGCAGGTTCTGTTTATAAAACCCTCAAACAAATCTTAGAAACTCTTGTAGGTGATTCTAAAACCAAATTTAGAAGGGTAGTGATAGTTGAATATCCCCGTAAGGGAGTATGGGCAATTGGGTTTGTGACGGGAAAAGTCAGTCCACAACTTCAAGCCCATCTCACTGAAGAGGTGATTAACGTTTTTATTCCAACTACTCCTAATCCCACTTCTGGATGGTATGCCATAATTCCTCAGCAAGAAGTGATCGATATTGATATTTCGATCGAAGATGCTTTTAAAGTTTTGATATCGGGCGGAATAGTTAGCCCGGAAATTCCTGCTGTCAAACCACATCTTTCAGTTGCTAAAAATAAACAAAAAATAGCGGTCAAAAATGGCTTTGTCTCAGATGAGTCTAATTTGATTTCCCTAGAAGAAGAAGGTTAA